One Saccharomyces kudriavzevii IFO 1802 strain IFO1802 genome assembly, chromosome: 4 genomic region harbors:
- the PUS9 gene encoding pseudouridine synthase PUS9 (similar to Saccharomyces cerevisiae PUS9 (YDL036C) and RIB2 (YOL066C); ancestral locus Anc_3.154), which produces MQRNNFKKFFTMPVSMVRHLKRNALAADLSPTENATSNEFKKHLQNEVEREKTIQQRKKKKRAQSKELPSSTNKTKLPSHNKKEKHKQTDPEYEIDIEGPLRKIKPYHFTYRTFCKERWRNRKLIDVFTSEFRDREPEYYRKTIANGSVCLNEKTADLSTIIHNGDLITHQVHRHEPPVTSRPIKIVFENNNIMVIDKPSGIPVHPTGRYRFNTVTKMLENKLGIAVNPCNRLDRLTSGLMFLAKTREGADEIGDQLKAREINKEYVAKVIGEFPETEVVVEKPLKLKEPRLALNVVCQMEDEGAKHAKTVFNRISYDGKTSIVKCKPLTGRSHQIRVHLQYLGHPIANDPIYSNNEVWGSSLGKDGQTDFDTVIAKLDEIGKSKPAKSWFHESFGYSEVLRQEQCSICDSDLYTDPGPNDLDLWLHAYLYESTETDEETGEKKWCYKTDHPDWAHAI; this is translated from the coding sequence atgcaaagaaataattttAAAAAGTTCTTTACAATGCCAGTGAGCATGGTTCGACATCTCAAGAGAAATGCACTGGCAGCAGATCTTTCGCCTACGGAAAATGCAACATCAAATGAATTCAAGAAGCATTTGCAAAATGAGGTTGAAAGGGAGAAAACAATTCagcaaaggaaaaaaaaaaaacgagCTCAATCAAAAGAACTGCCAAGTTCCACTAATAAAACCAAATTACCATCACAtaataagaaagaaaaacataaaCAGACAGATCCTGAGTATGAAATTGATATCGAAGGGCCTCTCAGGAAAATTAAGCCGTATCACTTTACATACAGAACCTTTTGTAAAGAACGCTGGAGAAATAGAAAGCTGATTGACGTTTTCACGTCTGAATTCCGGGATCGCGAACCTGAATACTATCGAAAAACAATTGCCAACGGTAGCGTTTGTTTAAATGAAAAGACGGCGGACTTGTCTACCATTATTCACAATGGAGACCTGATCACACATCAAGTCCATAGACATGAGCCCCCAGTCACTTCCAGGCCCataaaaattgtttttgaaaataataacatAATGGTTATTGACAAGCCGAGTGGTATACCTGTTCATCCGACCGGTCGATATCGATTCAATACGGTGACGAAAATGTTAGAGAATAAATTAGGAATTGCAGTGAATCCATGTAATAGGTTAGATAGGCTCACAAGTGGATTAATGTTTTTGGCAAAAACCCGGGAGGGAGCTGATGAAATTGGTGATCAATTGAAAGCTCGGGAAATTAATAAAGAGTACGTAGCCAAAGTGATCGGTGAATTTCCAGAAACGGAAGTAGTTGTTGAAAAACCTCTAAAGCTGAAAGAGCCGAGGCTTGCTCTTAACGTGGTGTGCCAAATGGAAGATGAAGGTGCCAAGCACGCAAAAACCGTTTTTAACAGAATAAGCTACGATGGGAAGACGAGTATTGTAAAGTGCAAACCACTTACTGGACGATCGCACCAAATTAGAGTACACCTACAGTATTTAGGCCATCCAATTGCTAATGATCCTATCTattcaaataatgaagTCTGGGGTAGCAGTCTAGGCAAAGATGGGCAGACAGACTTCGATACAGTCATAGCTAAATTAGACGAAATAGGGAAAAGCAAGCCCGCTAAAAGCTGGTTTCATGAGAGCTTCGGGTACAGCGAAGTATTAAGGCAAGAACAATGCTCTATTTGTGACTCAGATCTTTATACTGATCCTGGTCCTAATGACCTTGATCTTTGGTTGCACGCATATCTATACGAATCTACAGAGACTGACGAAGAAACtggagagaaaaaatggtgCTACAAAACCGATCATCCAGATTGGGCTCATGCAATATAA
- the GPR1 gene encoding Gpr1p (similar to Saccharomyces cerevisiae GPR1 (YDL035C); ancestral locus Anc_3.156) — MSKRSSLPQENANALRQINTTTVNQLLGLPGMTSTFTAPQLLQLRIIAITASAVSLLAGCFGMFFLSKMDKRRKVFRHDLIAFLIICDFLKAFILMVYPMIILIDNSVYAKPAFFNTLGWFTAFAIEGADMAIMIFAIHFAVLIFKPNWKWRNKRSGNMEGGLYKKRSYIWPITALVPAILASLAFINYNKLNDDSETTVVLDNNNYDFPDSPRQGGYKPWSAWCYLPPKPYWYKIVLSWAPRYFIIIFIFAVYLSIYISVTSESKRIKAQIGDFNHNLQEEEKEKKIMFGLGHWGKAKWYFQSYFRSPLLHLLKNLKNFFTISLVDPTEETDDSSSSGTFDLSQSSHEIPTIFEKTKTGSDENVSMNGGVRLLDYNTTKQQDKLQPATFRDPDLEKNDSLDCDNDISLNPLGFMSKQSEHNISFDVENERGDTGKSSVLGHQTFFGPNSLASPFDTYDDDNDNNNYNNKNKNENTKNNSNNSNLADNIPIAHNRALTQYQESSQDTINNKNEDDNSNFTDVQRQFQTQTYQQMKKRRAQIQKNLRAIFIYPLSYIAIWLFPIIADALQYKHEIKHGPSMWVSYIDTCVRPLSCLVDVIVYLFKEKPWNYSWAKTESKYLIEKYVLKGELGEKDIMEFCHSDWGKRGWYYRGKWKKRKCWKYSTNIFKRTIWFIERIFKQLFELKLNFDFYDNCDDFEFWENYYSAKDSSDNKRAESDEIKTNNSDRSLPSNSLELQTMLNSTRSEEVEVPLFWRFIHHIPMLGGIDLDELDRSLKIRYNNDHFSLPGLKFALRRRESQDQGKDVSNDSIVKSSFFSNNVITKNDKSSIEENKNSRYQEAAISENDFSEPAITCNTPHSVNDSQNDSDSNGMDLIAFLKNGPL, encoded by the coding sequence ATGTCGAAAAGGTCATCCTTACCACAAGAAAATGCAAATGCTCTCCGACAGATTAACACTACTACTGTTAACCAACTGCTGGGGTTACCAGGGATGACGTCCACTTTTACAGCCCCGCAACTCTTACAGTTAAGGATCATAGCCATAACCGCCTCCGCCGTGTCTCTACTTGCCGGGTGCTTTGGgatgtttttcctttctaaAATGGACAAGAGGAGGAAAGTCTTTAGGCATGATCTCATtgcatttttgataatttgcGACTTTCTTAAAGCTTTCATCCTGATGGTTTATCCCATGATTATCCTGATTGACAACAGTGTGTACGCAAAACCtgcatttttcaatacCTTGGGGTGGTTTACAGCCTTTGCAATTGAAGGTGCAGACATGGCTATCATGATATTTGCCATTCACTTCGCTGTTTTAATTTTCAAGCCTAACTGGAAATGGCGGAATAAAAGATCTGGAAATATGGAGGGTGGATTATACAAGAAGAGGTCATATATCTGGCCCATCACTGCTTTAGTGCCGGCCATTTTAGCAAGCTTAGCCTTCATCAATTATAATAAGCTCAATGATGATTCTGAAACTACTGTGGTGTTGgataataataattatGATTTTCCCGATTCTCCCAGACAAGGTGGTTACAAGCCTTGGAGTGCATGGTGTTATCTACCGCCCAAACCTTACTGGTATAAAATAGTATTAAGCTGGGCTCCCAGAtattttattatcatttttatatttgcGGTCTACCTCAGCATTTATATTTCCGTTACCAGTGAGAGTAAAAGGATCAAAGCCCAGATTGGAGATTTCAATCATAATTTACAGgaggaagagaaagaaaagaaaatcatgTTTGGTTTGGGTCATTGGGGCAAAGCCAAATGGTATTTTCAATCATATTTCCGGTCGCCTTTGTTACATTTgctgaagaatttgaagaatttcttcactATCTCGCTGGTAGATCCGACTGAGGAAACAGACGATTCAAGTAGTAGTGGTACTTTTGATCTCAGCCAAAGCTCCCATGAAATTCCTACAATTTTCGAAAAGACAAAGACAGGGAgcgatgaaaatgtttcGATGAATGGTGGAGTTCGTTTGCTTGACTATAACACTACAAAACAACAGGATAAACTTCAACCTGCGACGTTTAGGGATCCAGATCtagagaaaaatgattcGCTTGATTGTGACAATGACATTTCATTGAATCCTTTGGGATTTATGAGCAAACAAAGCGAGCATAACATTTCTTTCGAcgttgaaaatgaaagaggAGATACAGGGAAAAGTTCGGTGCTGGGACATCAGACTTTTTTTGGTCCAAATTCCCTAGCATCGCCCTTCGATACatatgatgatgataacgATAACAACAActacaataataaaaataaaaatgaaaataccaaaaataaCAGTAACAATAGCAATTTAGCCGATAATATTCCCATAGCTCATAATAGAGCGCTTACTCAGTATCAAGAATCTTCACAGGATACtattaataataaaaacgaaGATGACAATTCAAATTTCACAGATGTGCAACGACAATTTCAAACTCAAACCTACcaacaaatgaaaaaacgTAGGGCGCAAATTCAGAAAAATTTGAGAGcaatatttatttatccACTGTCATACATTGCGATTTGGCTTTTTCCCATCATCGCGGATGCTTTACAATACAAGCATGAAATAAAACACGGGCCCTCTATGTGGGTATCATACATTGACACTTGTGTAAGACCATTAAGTTGTCTTGTTGACGTCATTGTTTATctattcaaggaaaaaccTTGGAATTATTCATGGGCCAAAACGGAATCAAAGTATTTAATAGAGAAATATGTTTTGAAAGGCGAGCTTGGCGAAAAGGATATTATGGAGTTTTGTCATAGCGATTGGGGCAAAAGAGGTTGGTATTATCGTGGGaagtggaagaaaagaaagtgcTGGAAATATTCTACTAATATTTTCAAGCGTACGATATGGTTTATCGAACGTATTTTTAAACAATTGTTCGAACTGAAATTAAACTTCGATTTTTATGACAACTGTGACGATTTTGAGTTTTGGGAAAACTATTACTCAGCCAAAGATTCAAGCGATAATAAGCGCGCAGAGTCAGATGAGATCAAAACGAATAATAGTGACCGTTCTCTCCCATCAAACTCACTCGAGCTCCAGACCATGCTAAATTCCACTAGGTCTGAAGAGGTTGAGGTGCCATTGTTTTGGAGGTTTATCCATCATATTCCGATGCTTGGTGGTATAGATCTTGATGAGCTAGACAGGTCGCTGAAAATACGGTACAATAACGACCATTTTTCCTTACCTGGATTGAAATTTGCATTGAGGAGAAGAGAAAGTCAAGATCAAGGTAAAGATGTCTCGAATGACAGCATAGTTAAATCAAGCTTCTTTTCTAATAATGTTATCacaaaaaatgacaaaagCAGCATAGAAGAGAATAAGAATTCACGTTATCAGGAGGCTGCCATCTCCGAAAACGACTTTAGCGAGCCAGCAATCACCTGTAATACTCCCCATTCAGTAAATGATTCTCAGAATGATAGTGATAGCAATGGTATGGACTTGATagctttcttgaaaaatggacCATTATAA
- the SLM3 gene encoding tRNA-5-taurinomethyluridine 2-sulfurtransferase (similar to Saccharomyces cerevisiae SLM3 (YDL033C); ancestral locus Anc_3.158), which produces MLARYLSLVGRRSAAPYRPQRLPAKFDNVVVAMSSGVDSSVAAALFAGEFPNTRGIYMQNWSESQSLDDPSKEPCYEKDWKDVNRVAEHLNIPVSKINFEQDYWIDVFEPMLRGYNEGSTPNPDIGCNKFVKFGKLREWLDEKYGTDNYWLVTGHYARVMQEMERKQLFHLLRSVYRPKDQSYYLSQINSTILPSLLLPIGHLTKPEVRDLAKQAGLPTAAKPDSQGICFVNNSQHGKFKNFLKHYLPSSPGNIITVDPQSGAKTRWGEHDGLWSYTIGQKVGISMPQGDPNYQGSWFVSEKLKNTNEIVIVRGRDNAALYKDTIRIGNFASMSPKEDTIEALRDIASLTLQFRSLQVPVKIKSCTLHGFALTNAENLDITIELASNQRAMAPGQSCCLYIGDRVLGSGPISQVDGSNTHTPHQKTAENHLSRSVPLDNLD; this is translated from the coding sequence ATGCTGGCAAGATATCTGAGCCTGGTTGGACGAAGAAGCGCTGCGCCGTACAGGCCTCAGCGACTACCGGCAAAGTTTGACAACGTCGTAGTGGCGATGTCATCTGGTGTAGATTCTTCTGTAGCGGCAGCACTATTTGCTGGAGAGTTTCCAAACACTCGAGGGATATACATGCAAAATTGGTCGGAGTCGCAATCTTTGGATGATCCTAGTAAGGAACCATGTTACGAGAAAGATTGGAAGGATGTAAACCGTGTGGCGGAACACTTGAATATCCCCGTATCCAAAATAAACTTCGAGCAAGACTATTGGATCGATGTGTTTGAACCAATGCTGAGAGGCTACAATGAGGGATCGACGCCTAATCCAGATATTGGGTGCAACAAGTTCGTTAAGTTCGGTAAGTTACGAGAGTGGCTGGATGAGAAGTATGGAACCGATAACTATTGGCTTGTTACCGGCCACTACGCCCGAGTAATGCAGGAAATGGAAAGGAAACAACTATTTCATCTACTAAGAAGTGTTTACAGACCCAAGGATCAAAGTTATTACCTTTCCCAGATCAATTCCACCATTTTACCATCGCTGTTGCTACCCATTGGCCATCTCACAAAACCAGAAGTGCGAGATTTAGCGAAGCAGGCGGGCCTCCCCACGGCAGCAAAGCCAGATTCACAGGGAATTTGCTTCGTTAACAACTCGCAGCATGGtaaattcaagaattttctaAAGCACTACCTGCCCAGTTCGCCGGGAAATATTATCACCGTCGATCCACAGTCCGGAGCCAAAACACGATGGGGTGAACACGATGGATTGTGGTCCTATACAATAGGGCAGAAAGTCGGCATATCCATGCCACAAGGTGACCCCAATTACCAGGGGTCCTGGTTCGTCAGTGAGAAACTGAAGAACACCAACGAAATCGTAATCGTCCGCGGAAGAGATAATGCTGCATTGTATAAAGATACGATCCGCATCGGAAACTTTGCGTCCATGAGCCCCAAAGAGGACACCATCGAAGCTTTGAGGGATATTGCATCCCTGACATTGCAATTCAGATCGCTACAAGTCCCGGTCAAGATCAAATCGTGCACTTTGCACGGCTTTGCACTGACCAACGCAGAGAACCTCGATATCACAATAGAATTAGCCTCGAATCAACGTGCCATGGCTCCAGGACAATCCTGCTGTCTTTACATTGGCGATAGAGTGCTTGGCAGTGGGCCCATATCGCAGGTAGACGGTAGCAACACCCATACACCTCACCAGAAAACCGCTGAAAATCATTTATCACGGAGCGTTCCACTCGATAATCTCGACTAA
- the DBP10 gene encoding ATP-dependent RNA helicase DBP10 (similar to Saccharomyces cerevisiae DBP10 (YDL031W); ancestral locus Anc_3.159) has translation MSGVQKRKRDLEDQDVSGSEEEDTAFDIANDIALNGSDSDSDGSSSGTEADYGLGDVQDVIKYSSDEEREGDSKKKANGKNGKKNKSDNKKKSGKKEVAAFPTLELSDDENDASGKTQADDDEDDVNEYFSTTNLEKTKHKKGSFPSFGLSKVVLNNIKRKGFRQPTPIQRKTIPLILQSRDIVGMARTGSGKTAAFILPMVEKLKSHSGKIGARAVILSPSRELAMQTFNVFKDFAKGTELRSVLLTGGDSLEEQFSMMMSNPDVIIATPGRFLHLKVEMNLDLKSVEYVVFDEADRLFEMGFQEQLNELLASLPARRQTLLFSATLPNSLVDFVKAGLVNPVLVRLDTETKVSENLEMLFLSSKNADREANLLYILQEVIKIPLATSEQLQKLQKSNNEADSDSDDENDRHKKKRNFKKEKFRKQKMPAANELPSERATILFVPTRHHVEYISQLLRDCGYLISYIYGTLDQHARKRQLYNFRAGLTSILVVTDVAARGVDIPMLANVINYTLPGSSKIFVHRVGRTARAGNKGWAYSIVSENELPYLLDLELFLGKKILLAPMYDNLVDSIKKRWIDEGNLEFQFQPPKLSYTKRLVLGSCPRLDVEGLGDLYKNLMTSNFDLQLAMKTSMKAEKLYYRTRTSASPESLKRSKEIIASGWDAQNAFFGKNEEKEKLDFLAKLQNRRNKETVFEFTRNPDDEMAVLMKRRRKQLAPIQRKASERRKLLEKERMAGLSHSIENEILKGDDGETGYTVSEEALKEFEDADQLLEAQENDSKKKKKPKTFKDPTFFLSHYAPAGEIQDKQLQIASGFANDAAHAAYDLNTDDKVQVHKQTATVKWDKKRKKYVNTQGIDNKKYIIGESGQKIAASFRSGRFDDWSKARNLKPLKAGSRESSIPSNLLADPSQGPGSNGRTARGKFKHKQMKAPKMPDKHRDNYYSQKKKVEKALQSGVNVKGHNNAPGLSSELKSTEQIRKDRVMAEKKRAKNARPSKKRKF, from the coding sequence ATGTCAGGGGtgcagaaaagaaaaagagatcTCGAAGACCAAGACGTCAGCGgaagtgaagaagaagacacTGCCTTTGATATTGCCAATGATATCGCTTTGAATGGTAGTGACAGTGATTCTGATGGCTCTAGCAGTGGAACAGAAGCTGATTACGGTCTCGGTGATGTCCAGGATGTCATCAAGTACAGCTCAGATGAAGAGAGAGAAGGAGACAGCAAGAAGAAGGCAAATGGCAAGAACggcaagaaaaacaagagcgataataagaagaagagcGGTAAGAAAGAAGTGGCAGCATTTCCGACATTGGAGCTTTCAGACGATGAAAACGACGCATCTGGTAAAACTCAAGcggatgatgatgaagatgatgtcaatgaatatttttccaCCACGAATTTGGAGAAGACAAAGCATAAAAAGGGTAGTTTCCCCAGTTTTGGCCTATCTAAAGTTGTACTGAACAATATCAAGAGGAAGGGGTTCCGCCAACCCACTCccattcaaagaaagacTATCCCACTGATTTTACAAAGTAGGGATATTGTCGGCATGGCACGTACTGGTTCTGGTAAGACAGCAGCATTTATCTTGCCAATGGTGGAAAAACTGAAGAGTCATTCAGGTAAGATTGGTGCTCGTGCAGTCATTCTATCGCCTTCTAGAGAATTGGCCATGCAAACTTTCAATGTTTTCAAGGATTTTGCTAAGGGTACAGAATTGAGAAGTGTCCTTTTGACCGGTGGTGACTCCTTGGAAGAGCAATTTAGCATGATGATGTCCAACCCAGACGTCATTATTGCTACTCCTGGTAGATTTCTACATTTGAAGGTTGAAATGAACcttgatttgaaaagtgTGGAGTATGTCGTATTCGATGAGGCTGACAGGTTGTTTGAAATGGGTTTCCAAGAGCAGCTCAATGAATTGCTGGCATCATTGCCTGCAAGAAGACAGACTCTGTTGTTTTCCGCTACTCTACCCAATTCTTTGGTCGATTTTGTTAAAGCTGGTCTGGTTAATCCAGTATTGGTTCGTTTAGATACTGAAACGAAAGTCtcagaaaatttggaaatgctttttctttccagcAAAAATGCAGATAGAGAAGCCAACCTATTATACATTTTACAGGAAGTTATAAAGATTCCATTGGCAACTAGTGAACAATTgcaaaaacttcaaaaaagtaACAATGAAGCAGATAGTGACTcggatgatgaaaatgatcgccacaagaagaagagaaactttaaaaaggaaaagttccgtaaacaaaaaatgcCCGCAGCTAACGAGTTGCCCTCTGAAAGAGCAACTATTTTATTTGTTCCAACTCGACATCATGTTGAGTATATCTCTCAGTTGTTAAGAGACTGTGGATATTTGATTTCGTACATTTATGGTACTTTGGATCAACATGCTCGTAAACGTCAATTATATAATTTCAGAGCAGGTTTGACTTCCATTTTGGTGGTGACAGATGTTGCTGCAAGAGGTGTCGATATCCCAATGTTAGCCAATGTTATTAACTACACACTACCTGGTTCAtctaaaatttttgttcatcGTGTTGGTAGAACCGCAAGAGCTGGTAACAAAGGTTGGGCATATTCTATCGTATCTGAAAATGAGTTACCTTATTTACTAGATTTGGAGCTATTTTTGGGTAAGAAGATTCTTCTCGCACCAATGTACGATAATCTAGTTGACTCCATTAAGAAAAGATGGATAGATGAGGGCAATCTGGAGTTCCAATTCCAACCACCAAAGTTGTCATATACAAAGAGACTCGTTCTAGGTTCATGTCCGAGATTAGATGTAGAAGGTTTAGGCGACCTTTATaagaatttgatgacttcTAATTTTGACTTGCAGTTGGCCATGAAAACTTCTATGAAAGCAGAAAAACTATATTACAGAACACGTACTTCTGCATCTCCTGAATCTTTGAAGAGGAGTAAAGAAATTATTGCCTCTGGTTGGGATGCTCAAAATGCattttttggcaaaaacgaagaaaaagaaaagttggATTTCTTGGCTAAACTACAAAATagaagaaacaaagaaacGGTGTTCGAATTTACGAGAAATCCAGACGACGAGATGGCTGTACtcatgaaaagaagaagaaaacaactGGCGCCAATTCAACGAAAAGCGAGTGAAAGGAGGAAGTTactagaaaaggaaagaatggCTGGTCTTTCACATtccattgaaaatgaaattctaAAAGGCGATGATGGTGAGACAGGTTATACGGTATCCGAAGAagctttgaaagaatttgaagatgcaGATCAGCTATTGGAAGCACAAGAAAACGACagtaagaagaaaaagaagccGAAGACTTTTAAGGACCCAACTTTCTTCTTAAGTCATTATGCACCAGCTGGTGAAATACAAGACAAACAATTACAAATTGCCAGTGGGTTTGCCAATGACGCTGCTCATGCTGCCTACGATTTGAACACCGACGACAAAGTGCAAGTTCATAAGCAGACAGCTACTGTTAAATgggataaaaaaagaaagaaatatgtCAACACACAAGGTATTGATAATAAGAAGTACATCATCGGTGAAAGCGgtcaaaaaattgcagCAAGTTTCAGATCTGGCAGGTTTGATGATTGGtcaaaagcaagaaatttgaaaccATTGAAGGCTGGTTCAAGAGAATCAAGCATACCATCTAACCTACTCGCAGACCCCTCACAGGGCCCAGGTTCGAATGGTAGAACTGCCCGTGGGAAGTTCAAGCATAAGCAAATGAAAGCACCTAAAATGCCAGATAAACATAGAGATAATTACTATtcacaaaagaagaaagtggAAAAGGCTCTTCAAAGCGGTGTCAACGTCAAGGGACATAATAATGCTCCGGGTTTAAGTAGTGAATTGAAATCTACTGAACAAATTAGAAAAGATAGAGTTATGGCAGAGAAAAAACGTGCTAAGAATGCCCGTCCCTCAAAAAAGCGTAAATTTTAG
- the PRP9 gene encoding SF3a splicing factor complex subunit PRP9 (similar to Saccharomyces cerevisiae PRP9 (YDL030W); ancestral locus Anc_3.160), with protein sequence MNVLETRRSLLEDLEIIENAIAIRIQRNPELYYHYIQESCKVFPDVKLPKPSLIAENKIYKLKKVKRNRKQVILQQHEIDLFLRDYHEKQKAFNESNNLEGVEEDDKEVDRFEQNLQELEERLKNEDDNFQLDINLTRSKYALFSSSADPSKRTNILSERARDLDLNKIFTRDEQYGEYMELDQFHYLWLNVIRRSDCSLLQFFNILELFVDDKKFLLTPPMDRKNDRYMDFLMRLSKYLETFFFKSYVLFDKEMVENSIESDFENSYCKGLVRSEAKGIYCPFCSKWFKTFPVFENHLSGKNHKKNEAKRKNTVYSEYKLHRYLKYLKDEFFHTRSFIERKLAFTANERMAEMDSLTEKYEAPAYDHTEGEGDGQCDAGRKGDLLQEKQPFGKSFDMPLGPDGLPMPYWLYKLHGLDREYPCEICANRVYNGRRTFERHFNEEAHLYHLRCLGIEPSPAFKGITKIAEVQKLWKDIQNQHRSGSSTAVALTKKSPSQPKLPTGLELEEEDEEGNVMSKKVYDELKKQGLV encoded by the coding sequence ATGAATGTTCTGGAAACGAGGAGATCCTTGTTGGAAGACcttgaaattattgaaaacgCTATAGCAATAAGAATTCAGCGGAATCCAGAGCTATATTATCACTATATACAGGAATCATGCAAGGTATTTCCTGACGTTAAACTACCCAAACCGTCACTAATCgctgaaaacaaaatttaCAAACTTAAAAAAGTCAAGAGGAATAGAAAACAGGTAATTTTACAACAGCATGAGATTgatctttttcttcgagaCTATCATGAGAAACAAAAAGCCTTCAATGAAAGCAATAATCTAGAAGGTGTAGAGGAGGACGACAAAGAGGTGGATCGCTTCGAACAAAATTTACAAGAGCTGGAAGAGAGACTGAAAAATGAGGACGACAATTTTCAGCTGGATATAAATTTAACAAGGAGCAAATATGCCCTATTCTCATCTTCTGCTGATCCATCAAAACGCACCAATATACTATCCGAAAGAGCCAGAGATTTAGACCTGAATAAGATATTTACCAGAGACGAGCAATATGGCGAATATATGGAGCTAGatcaatttcattatttatgGTTGAACGTGATTAGGCGAAGCGATTGTTCCTTGctgcaatttttcaacatatTGGAATTATTCGTAGAcgataagaaatttttgctAACACCACCGATGGATCGCAAAAATGATAGGTACATGGACTTTTTGATGAGGCTAAGCAAATATCTAGAaacctttttcttcaaaagttaTGTGTTGTTTGATAAAGAGATGGTTGAAAATTCTATCGAATCtgactttgaaaattcatACTGTAAGGGATTGGTGAGATCTGAGGCAAAGGGTATCTATTGTCCTTTTTGTTCCAAATGGTTCAAGACGTTTCCTGTTTTCGAAAATCACCTATCAGGGAAGAAccacaagaaaaatgaagccaaaaggaaaaatactGTGTACTCTGAATACAAACTGCATCGATATTTAAAATACCTCAAAGATGAGTTTTTCCACACGAGAAGttttattgaaagaaaattggcATTTACGGCAAACGAAAGAATGGCAGAAATGGATAGCTTAACGGAGAAGTACGAGGCACCTGCATACGATCATACTGAAGGGGAGGGTGATGGACAGTGTGATGCAGGTCGAAAAGGCGATTTattgcaagaaaaacaacCCTTCGGTAAATCATTCGACATGCCACTGGGCCCCGACGGATTGCCTATGCCATACTGGTTATACAAACTACATGGACTTGACAGAGAGTACCCCTGTGAAATCTGTGCCAATAGAGTTTATAACGGACGCCgaacttttgaaagacATTTTAATGAGGAGGCGCATCTCTATCACTTACGATGCCTGGGCATCGAACCTTCGCCAGCATTCAAAGGCATAACAAAAATTGCAGAGGTACAAAAGCTATGGAAGGATATACAAAATCAGCATCGATCTGGAAGCTCTACTGCGGTCGCACTCACAAAGAAAAGTCCTTCGCAGCCAAAACTCCCTACTGGACTGGAGctggaagaagaagatgaagaaggaaatGTAATGAGCAAGAAGGTCTACGATGAACTCAAGAAGCAGGGCCTGGTGTGA